A window of Flavobacteriales bacterium genomic DNA:
TTCTTTGCGTTCCATGTAACGGGCTCCAACGCCATTCTGTCGGATGCCTTGGAAAGCATCATCAACGTGGTGGCGGGGTCTTTTGCGCTTTACAGCCTCATTCTGGCCGCCAAACCGAAGGACATGGACCATCCGTACGGTCATGGAAAGATCGAGTTCATTTCATCAGGAATCGAAGGTACGCTCATCTTTCTTGCAGGTGTCAGCATCATTGTCAAGTCCATCCACGATCTTTTTCAGGAACACACCGTGGTGGAATTGAACCTTGGCATTTATCTGGCAGCAGGTGCTGGGCTTATCAACTATTTGCTTGGATGGTTTACCGAATCTTATGGAAGAAAGAACCATTCGCCCACCATGGTGGCCAGCGGCAAACACCTGAAGAGCGATGGCTACACTTCGCTTGGTCTTATCCTGGGATTGACCGTTGTGCTATTCACCAAGCTCATTTGGTTGGATAGCGTCATTGCCATCGGATTCGGAACCTACATCGGAATTGTGGGATTGAAAGAAATTCGGAAATCCGTTGCGGGCATTATGGATGAGGCCGACTTTGAACTTTTGGAAAGTCTGATAACCGAAATAGATGCGAACCGGACCGAGAACTGGATCGATCTGCACAATTTCCGAGCGCAGAAGTTCGGAAAAGGCATCCACATCGATTGCCATGTTACCGTACCCTATTACCTCACGGTAGAAGAAGCGCATGAAGAGATCGATGCCATTGAGCAACTGGTACGCACCAATTATCCGTATGGCGTGGAGATGTTCATTCATGCCGATCCCTGCATTCCCACTTCCTGCCGCATCTGCAGCAAGAAAGACTGTCCAGTA
This region includes:
- a CDS encoding cation diffusion facilitator family transporter — translated: MNDKKYIRFQWLAVSVGVVILVIKFFAFHVTGSNAILSDALESIINVVAGSFALYSLILAAKPKDMDHPYGHGKIEFISSGIEGTLIFLAGVSIIVKSIHDLFQEHTVVELNLGIYLAAGAGLINYLLGWFTESYGRKNHSPTMVASGKHLKSDGYTSLGLILGLTVVLFTKLIWLDSVIAIGFGTYIGIVGLKEIRKSVAGIMDEADFELLESLITEIDANRTENWIDLHNFRAQKFGKGIHIDCHVTVPYYLTVEEAHEEIDAIEQLVRTNYPYGVEMFIHADPCIPTSCRICSKKDCPVRQSPHEETITWKLDSVLENSKHA